One window of the Amia ocellicauda isolate fAmiCal2 chromosome 18, fAmiCal2.hap1, whole genome shotgun sequence genome contains the following:
- the col6a4a gene encoding collagen alpha-6(VI) chain isoform X2 gives MAMMKRFLAVWFFTTCLRLNDAQKTVCTEEALADIVILVDGSWSIGTDNFQKMREFLYTLIDSFDVAPDQVRIGLIQYSNSPRTEFTLNKYNNKQDILQYIQTLPYKGGGTKTGLGLDFMLKNHFTQESGSRAAEGVPQVAIVITDGQSQDTVKLAADEVKNSGISLYAIGIKDAVLEELKEIASDPDDTYVYNVDDFAALQGVSKNIVQVLCTTVEEATRQIVQVSKECRKATADFVFLVDSSTSIGETDFEQVRDFLYNFVDGLEIGVNKVRVGLAQYSDEVHQEFLLSQYSTKKPMLDYIQNLVYRTGSTYTGKALEFIKTQYFTEAAGSRANKGVPQIAIVITDGESADKVIEPARELRQLGVTIFVIGIGTADYKELQEIANRPTDNYLFNIVNFEALQQLTERLLPIVCSDVETQTQALAPSFADIVFLVDGSTALGAQAFQQIKTFIKEVVIQLDVGIDEHRIGLAQFSGDTNTEFLLNAYQKKQGILNYLNNRFKLKGGENRIGQALEYVRLNFFTEAAGSRISQGYRQFLVVLTSAKSEDKIQRAARAMKREGVTVISIGLLNSLKAELEIMATKPYIYQLDKLQRLNQIPEEVTGIIESREAWLNLSTGPAVCKSAIMADIVFVVDESSSVNPTNFQLVRSFIHKVVAGLDIGFNKVRIGVVMYSNTPKAEAFLNSFNDKNEILQYIKKLPYRGGGTATGAALDFVRTNIFKKEKGSRKAQGVQQIAIVITDGESQDNVSSPANNLRRAGVTVFAVGVKGANEQELRKIASHPPRKFVFNVDSFAKLSNLDKRLQKLLCSEIIEISFAVPQLTYVIKEGCVDTEEADIYFLIDHSGSIEHTDFLDMKKFIKEMIDMFRIEQQGVRIGVVKYSDTPTLEFKLTQYYDKKALRRAVDNVLQLGGGTRTGDALKSMSALFSEAKDSRSDTVPQILISITDGKSQDEVLQAAKNLRAEGITIYAIGVGNADEAELLEIAGSPEKKFYVNSFDSLRLIKNEVVRDICSNEACKHMEADILFLIDSSGSIEAEDFSKMKNFMESMIERSDIGSDRVQVGVLQFSSTPIEEFPLDRFDDKAGIKQAINDMQQTGGGTNTGAALTFSSPYFDSPRGGRSHVKQFLIVITDGEAQDEVAKPAKALRDKGIIIYTIGVLNANNTQLVEISGSQDRVFPAENFDGLKFLEKRILFQICSPETGDCKRSEVADLIFMVDGSGSISKDQFQSMKRFMSSLVNSSDVGEHNVRFGAVVYSDYAKTAFHLNKFYNKRGVLQAIDNLQKTGLQTYTARALQHSQFEFSEDNGGRKSSQIPQILMVITDGKASDHIALPVWSKTLRNEEISIYSIGVGDASMEELTTMAGDASKVFYVDNYAALEELHRNISQMICAETKPVCETQQSDIVMLIDGSGSIIGEEFKKMQDFMSELASSFKVSENSVRIGVAQFSTDPQKEFYLNEFHTQPDVRKEILKIQQIKGSTFIGKALSFIRSYFEPSAGSRINQLIPQNLIVITDGDSQDEVAEAAATLRALKINIFVIGVGHVQPFQLLQIAGSSDRLFTIQNFAELQRIKTKVVNTICEQKDSPETSCSIDVAVGFDISRRTRFQGLFSGQQKLQVYLPEIIRRISNLGDLSCCTGARISIQIGFHVATEDGQIIFDSKFEKYNEDIIKKLMALQTKEVTYFNTKFLQSFLTKFQKESRANVQALLIFSDGLDDVIENLEFESEDLRRRGINALLAVALEGVTNANDMQMVEFGRGFGYKVPLTIGMQEVASSMFKELDTVAERECCNVMCKCTGPEGLRGPRGSPGTKGSIGPKGSPGHPGEEGGIGERGPPGLNGTQGIQGCPGKRGTKGLRGYRGNRGEDGDDGIDGVDGEKGIPGSPGADGEKGSPGGPGRRGIRGQPGERGQSGLRGDPGDSGKDNFVRGPKGERGNPGIQGDAGRDGLPGDAGSPGNRGPQGRRGLSGNKGERGEGGSQGLAGDPGPSGPQGVRGPIGTPGPRGSLGLPGPQGEPGLQGLKGTKGSLGQKGQKGQPGDFGVRGSFGPPGPRGLPGTDGRDGYGSPGDKGQKGEPGFPGYPGTQGEEGTPGVTGSRGTKGVRGRRGNTGRTGNTGDPGSPGPAGPMGVKGPSGTRSMNPCELVTYVRDNCPCSQGRTDCPAYPTELVLAFDMSEDVSSPVFERMRKVALKLLEDISIAESNCPTGARVAVLSYSSTTKYLIRFSDYHRKKHLIEAIKNIPHERTSNRRNIGAAMRFVARNVFKRTRQGVLMRKVALFISNGASQEATPITTAVMEFKALDITPAVIAFKDVPNVKRAFRADETGSYLVSVLDRTQAQDSEIQRILQCTICYDVCSPSTECPNINFVPTPVQMDMDLALVVDGSRNMGTDQYEGVKQLLSSVVDQIAISSQPGTSAKGARVALVQHSPLSYPPRSGQKAVTLEFDLQQYKNKMVMKRHIQENMQQIGGSSSVGHAVEWVINNILLKAPGHKRTQVIITVLGGETSYWDRAKLNYISLVAKCQGIALFTLSAGNEFNDTQLEEISSFPLEQHLVHLGQVKHGEIEYTQRFIRAFFSILKNGINRYPPATLQRECDDIQALIPEGESLQGLPVESIPVKTPAPEEEYYSYTEETGTITEEPEEEITEEPDIQGEKKIYNYEVEEEEDEELREGVEEYTEEVGYGGSEGRGDATHCLLDMDRGTLCGNYLQRWYYNQAIGACSQFWYGGCDGNENRFNTEIQCSQTCVLKQPVTDTQQKELQSQGGVNRVPSHIR, from the exons ATGGCGATGATGAAAAGATTTTTAGCGGTTTGGTTTTTCACAACCTGTCTTCGCCTGAATGATGCTCAGAAAACTG TTTGCACAGAAGAAGCTCTCGCTGACATTGTCATCCTGGTTGACGGGTCTTGGAGTATTGGAACGGACAACTTCCAGAAGATGCGAGAGTTTCTCTACACCCTGATAGACAGCTTTGACGTGGCACCAGATCAAGTGCGGATCGGGCTCATTCAGTACAGCAACAGCCCCCGTACAGAGTTCACCCTCAACAAGTACAACAACAAACAAGACATTCTGCAATACATCCAGACCCTTCCTTACAAAGGCGGGGGCACAAAGACTGGTCTAGGTCTCGACTTCATGCTGAAGAACCACTTTACCCAGGAATCTGGGAGCAGAGCTGCTGAAGGAGTTCCTCAGGTTGCCATCGTCATCACGGACGGACAATCACAGGACACTGTCAAACTGGCTGCCGACGAAGTTAAAAACAGCGGCATTAGCCTGTACGCCATTGGCATAAAAGATGCAGTGCTGGAAGAGCTTAAGGAGATCGCCAGCGACCCTGATGACACGTATGTGTACAATGTGGATGACTTTGCAGCTCTGCAGGGCGTCTCCAAGAACATTGTTCAGGTTCTTTGCACCACTGTGGAGGAGGCGACTCGGCAGATCGTTCAAGTTTCTAAAG AATGCAGGAAGGccactgctgattttgtatttctggtGGATTCCTCAACCAGCATTGGTGAGACAGACTTTGAACAAGTGAGAGACTTTCTTTACAACTTTGTGGACGGTCTGGAAATCGGTGTGAACAAGGTCCGTGTGGGCCTAGCGCAGTACAGTGATGAAGTTCACCAGGAGTTCCTGTTGTCGCAGTACAGCACCAAAAAGCCCATGCTGGATTATATACAGAACCTGGTTTACAGAACAGGCAGCACTTACACGGGAAAGGCTTTGGAGTTCATTAAGACCCAGTATTTTACAGAAGCAGCCGGCAGCAGGGCCAATAAAGGGGTTCCACAGATTGCCATCGTCATCACTGATGGGGAATCTGCTGACAAAGTAATTGAACCGGCCAGAGAGCTCAGGCAACTTGGGGTCACTATCTTTGTGATTGGCATTGGCACCGCTGACTACAAAGAGCTTCAGGAAATTGCAAACAGGCCCACGGACAATTACCTCTTCAATATTGTCAACTTTGAAGCTCTTCAACAACTAACTGAAAGGCTGTTGCCAATTGTGTGCTCTGACGTGGAAACCCAGACGCAAG CTTTAGCTCCCAGCTTTGCAGATATAGTGTTTCTGGTTGATGGCTCAACAGCTTTGGGAGCCCAAGCTTTTCagcaaattaaaactttcatcAAGGAAGTCGTGATTCAACTGGATGTCGGCATTGACGAGCATCGGATTGGCCTGGCCCAGTTCAGCGgggacacaaacacagagttCCTGCTGAACGCCTATCAGAAGAAGCAAGGcattttaaattacttaaaCAACCGTTTCAAACTCAAAGGTGGCGAGAACCGAATTGGGCAAGCCCTAGAGTATGTACGTCTTAACTTTTTCACAGAGGCTGCGGGCAGTCGAATTTCCCAGGGCTATCGTCAGTTTCTCGTGGTTCTCACCTCTGCAAAATCTGAAGACAAGATCCAGAGAGCTGCAAGGGCCATGAAGAGAGAGGGGGTGACAGTGATTTCAATTGGGCTGCTCAACTCACTCAAAGCAGAGTTGGAAATTATGGCAACAAAGCCATATATATACCAACTGGATAAACTGCAGAGGTTAAACCAGATTCCTGAAGAAGTAACAGGGATTATTGAATCAAGAGAAGCATGGCTGAACTTATCCACTGGGCCAGCAG TGTGTAAATCGGCCATTATGGCTGATATTGTATTCGTTGTGGATGAGTCTAGCAGTGTTAACCCAACAAACTTCCAGCTGGTCCGAAGTTTCATCCATAAGGTTGTTGCCGGTCTAGATATTGGCTTCAACAAAGTGAGGATTGGCGTGGTCATGTACAGCAATACTCCCAAAGCAGAAGCTTTCCTGAATTCTTTCAATGATAAGAATGAAATTctgcaatatattaaaaaactgCCTTACCGCGGAGGGGGTACAGCGACAGGAGCTGCATTGGACTTTGTGAGaacaaatatattcaaaaaagaaaagggaagcCGTAAGGCCCAAGGTGTGCAGCAGATTGCCATTGTGATCACAGATGGTGAGTCTCAGGACAACGTGAGCAGCCCAGCAAACAACCTTCGACGAGCAGGCGTAACCGTCTTTGCTGTAGGAGTCAAGGGCGCAAATGAGCAGGAGCTAAGGAAGATTGCTTCCCATCCTCCCAGgaagtttgttttcaatgttgACAGTTTCGCAAAGCTTTCCAATCTGGACAAGAGACTTCAAAAGCTCCTGTGCAGTGAAATCATAGAGATCTCCTTTGCCGTACCACAACTGACATATGTGATTAAAGAAG GTTGTGTGGATACAGAAGAGGCagacatttactttttaatagATCACTCTGGCAGCATTGAGCATACAGACTTCTTGGACATGAAGAAATTCATCAAAGAGATGATTGACATGTTCAGAATTGAACAACAAGGGGTTCGGATTGGGGTTGTGAAGTACTCTGACACACCCACTTTAGAGTTTAAACTCACACAATACTATGACAAGAAAGCTTTACGGAGAGCAGTGGACAACGTTTTACAGTTGGGAGGGGGAACCCGAACGGGAGATGCATTGAAGTCGATGAGCGCTCTTTTCAGTGAGGCTAAGGACAGCCGCAGTGACACGGTCCCTCAGATCCTCATCAGCATCACAGACGGGAAGTCCCAAGATGAAGTTTTGCAAGCCGCCAAGAACCTCAGGGCAGAAGGCATCACCATTTATGCCATAGGTGTGGGAAACGCAGATGAGGCAGAGCTCTTGGAGATCGCAGGGTCACCCGAGAAGAAGTTTTACGTTAACAGTTTTGACTCTTTGAGACTCATTAAGAACGAGGTGGTCCGAGACATTTGCTCTAATGAAG CATGTAAGCACATGGAAGCAGATATCCTTTTCCTGATTGACAGCTCAGGAAGCATTGAGGCAGAAGATTTCTCTAAGATGAAAAATTTCATGGAGTCAATGATTGAGAGATCTGACATCGGTTCAGACAGAGTCCAGGTTGGTGTTCTGCAGTTCAGCAGCACCCCAATAGAGGAGTTTCCGCTCGACCGATTTGATGACAAGGCTGGCATAAAGCAAGCAATTAATGATATGCAACAAACAGGTGGTGGCACGAATACTGGAGCAGCCCTGACATTTTCATCCCCGTACTTTGACAGTCCAAGAGGTGGGCGATCACATGTCAAACAGTTCTTGATCGTTATCACGGATGGGGAAGCTCAAGATGAGGTTGCCAAGCCAGCGAAGGCCCTGCGAGACAAGGGAATAATCATCTACACCATTGGTGTTCTGAATGCCAACAACACTCAACTTGTGGAAATCAGCGGTTCACAGGACAGAGTTTTCCCTGCAGAGAACTTTGATGGCCTAAAGTTTTTGGAGAAGCGTATACTGTTTCAGATCTGCAGTCCAGAGACTGGTG aTTGTAAGAGATCGGAAGTAGCTGACCTGATTTTTATGGTGGATGGCTCAGGCAGCATAAGCAAGGATCAGTTTCAGAGCATGAAGAGGTTCATGTCGTCCTTGGTGAACAGTTCTGATGTTGGTGAACACAATGTTCGATTTGGAGCAGTAGTATACTCTGACTACGCAAAAACAGCattccatttaaataaattctaCAACAAACGAGGGGTGCTGCAAGCCATTGACAATCTGCAGAAAACGGGATTGCAGACATACACAGCCAGAGCCCTCCAGCACTCTCAGTTTGAATTTTCTGAAGACAATGGCGGCCGCAAGTCTTCTCAAATCCCCCAGATTCTGATGGTCATTACTGATGGTAAAGCTTCAGACCATATTGCCCTTCCGGTTTGGTCAAAGACATTGAGGAATGAGGAAATCAGCATTTACAGTATTGGGGTGGGAGATGCATCAATGGAAGAACTGACTACCATGGCAGGGGATGCCAGTAAAGTCTTCTATGTGGACAACTATGCAGCTCTTGAAGAACTGCACAGAAATATCTCTCAGATGAtctgcgctgaaaccaaaccAG TATGTGAAACCCAACAATCAGACATTGTAATGTTGATTGATGGATCAGGCAGCATCATAGGAGAAGAATTCAAGAAAATGCAAGACTTCATGTCAGAGCTGGCCAGCAGTTTTAAAGTCAGCGAGAACAGCGTGAGGATTGGTGTTGCACAATTTAGCACTGACCCTCAGAAAGAATTCTACCTCAATGAATTTCATACACAACCCGACGTAAGGAAAGAAATTCTCAAAATACAGCAAATTAAGGGATCGACCTTCATCGGTAAAGCTCTGTCGTTCATTCGCTCGTACTTTGAGCCCTCTGCAGGAAGTAGGATCAATCAGCTGATACCCCAGAATCTCATTGTGATCACCGATGGAGATTCCCAAGATGAGGTAGCAGAGGCAGCAGCGACATTGAGAGCTTTGAAAATCAACATCTTTGTCATTGGTGTGGGACATGTTCAACCTTTTCAACTTCTGCAGATTGCGGGTTCAAGTGATAGGCTTTTCACAATACAAAACTTTGCAGAACTCCAGAGGATAAAGACAAAAGTGGTCAATACCATATGTGAACAGAAAGATTCACCTGAGACCA GCTGTTCGATTGATGTGGCTGTTGGATTTGACATCTCCAGAAGGACCAGATTTCAAGGGCTGTTCAGCGGACAGCAGAAACTGCAAGTCTACCTCCCTGAAATAATCAGACGAATATCTAATTTGGGAGATCTCAGCTGTTGTACGGGGGCAAGAATCAGTATACAGATTGGCTTCCATGTAGCCACAGAAGACGGACAGATTATTTTTGATTCCAAGTTTGAGAAATACAATGAGGACATCATTAAAaagctgatggcactgcagaCCAAAGAAGTGACATACTTCAACACTAAGTTTTTGCAGTCCTTTTTGACAAAATTTCAGAAAGAATCAAGAGCCAATgtacag GCACTGCTAATATTCTCTGATGGACTAGATGATGTCATTGAGAATCTCGAGTTTGAATCGGAGGACCTCAGAAGACGAG GTATCAATGCGTTGCTGGCTGTGGCATTGGAAGGCGTCACTAATGCAAACGACATGCAGATGGTTGAGTTTGGAAGAGGTTTTGGCTACAAAGTGCCCCTCACCATCGGAATGCAGGAAGTAGCTAGTTCTATGTTTAAAGAGCTT GACACCGTTGCGGAGAGAGAGTGCTGTAATGTAATGTGCAAATGTACCGGCCCGGAAGGACTGCGTGGTCCCAGAGGATCCCCGGGAACAAAG ggaTCTATAGGTCCAAAAGGATCTCCTGGACATCCTGGCGAAGAAGGAGGAATT GGTGAAAGGGGTCCTCCTGGTTTGAACGGCACTCAGGGTATCCAAGGATGTCCTGGAAAAAGAGGCACCAAA gGACTGAGAGGCTACAGGGGCAATAGG GGGGAGGATGGGGATGATGGGATTGACGGAGTGGATGGCGAAAAG GGCATTCCTGGATCACCCGGAGCCGATGGCGAGAAAGGCAGTCCCGGCGGTCCA GGCAGAAGGGGCATAAGAGGGCAacctggagagagagggcagTCTGGTCTGAGAGGAGATCCT GGAGATTCTGGCAAGGATAACTTTGTGCGTGGGCCAAAAGGCGAGAGAGGAAACCCTGGGATACAG GGTGATGCCGGAAGGGACGGCCTGCCAGGTGACGCTGGTAGCCCTGGGAACAGA ggTCCACAAGGTCGAAGAGGTCTCTCTGGAAATAAG GGGGAAAGAGGAGAGGGGGGATCGCAAGGCTTGGCAGGAGATCCTGGGCCCAGTGGTCCTCAG GGAGTGAGAGGACCCATTGGGACTCCAGGGCCACGTGGCTCTCTCGGCCTACCTGGGCCTCAG GGAGAACCAGGACTGCAAGGCCTTAAGGGAACGAAGGGGAGTCTTGGACAAAAGGGACAGAAG GGTCAGCCTGGAGACTTTGGGGTTAGAGGATCTTTTGGACCGCCTGGGCCGAGAGGATTGCCA GGAACTGATGGCAGAGATGGTTATGGGTCACCTGGGGACAAAGGACAGAAG GGAGAGCCAGGATTCCCAGGTTACCCAGGGACCCAG GGAGAGGAAGGTACACCTGGAGTCACTGGCAGCAGAGGTACCAAAGGGGTTCGTGGGAGACGG GGTAATACTGGCAGGACAGGGAACACCGGGGACCCAGGCAGTCCCGGACCTGCTGGCCCCATG ggtGTTAAAGGACCGAGTGGAACCAGATCAATGAAT CCTTGTGAGCTTGTCACCTATGTCCGTGACAACTGCC CATGCTCCCAAG GGAGGACCGATTGCCCTGCGTACCCCACAGAGCTAGTGCTCGCCTTCGATATGTCTGAGGACGTTTCTTCACCAGTCTTTGAGAGAATGCGAAAGGTCGCCCTAAAGCTTTTGGAGGACATCAGCATCGCAGAAAGCAACTGTCCCACCGGAGCCCGGGTAGCGGTCCTGTCCTACAGCTCCACCACAAAGTATCTGATACGCTTCTCGGACTATCACCGCAAGAAGCACCTGATAGAAGCAATAAAGAACATTCCCCATGAGAGGACGTCTAACCGCCGCAACATCGGGGCAGCTATGAGATTTGTGGCCAGGAATGTGTTCAAGCGAACCCGCCAGGGCGTGCTGATGAGGAAGGTAGCCCTGTTCATCTCCAATGGGGCGTCTCAAGAGGCCACACCCATCACCACAGCTGTGATGGAGTTCAAGGCTCTGGACATCACCCCTGCGGTCATCGCATTCAAGGATGTTCCAAATGTCAAGCGTGCTTTTAGG GCTGATGAAACTGGAAGTTACTTAGTGTCTGTTCTGGATAGAACACAGGCTCAGGATTCGGAGATCCAGAGAATTCTGCAGTGCACGATCTGCTATG ATGTGTGCAGTCCATCCACAGAATGCCCGAACATCAACTTTGTTCCAACTCCAGTGCAAATGGACATGGACCTGGCTTTAGTGGTAGATGGTTCAAGGAATATGGGGACAGACCAGTACGAAGGGGTTAAACAACTTCTGAGCTCTGTTGTGGATCAGATTGCCATTAGTAGCCAGCCAGGGACATCAGCCAAAGGAGCTAGAGTGGCTCTAGTTCAGCACAGTCCTTTGAGCTACCCTCCAAGATCAGGCCAGAAAGCAGTCACACTTGAGTTTGACCTCCAGCAATATAAGAACAAGATGGTAATGAAAAGGCATATTCAAGAGAACATGCAACAAATAGGGGGCTCCTCCAGTGTCGGCCATGCAGTCGAATGGGTGATCAACAATATCCTGCTCAAAGCCCCAGGACACAAGAGGACACAGGTCATTATCACAGTTCTTGGAGGGGAGACGAGCTATTGGGACCGAGCCAAACTGAACTACATATCTCTGGTAGCTAAGTGTCAGGGTATTGCTTTATTCACCCTTTCAGCAGGAAATGAATTCAATGACACACAATTAGAAGAGATTTCAAGCTTCCCCCTGGAACAGCACCTGGTACACTTGGGTCAAGTCAAGCACGGTGAAATAGAATACACACAGCGGTTCATTCGAGCCTTCTTCAGCATTCTAAAGA ATGGAATCAACCGCTATCCGCCAGCAACCCTTCAAAGGGAATGTGACGATATCCAGGCACTGATCCCGGAAGGGGAATCATTGCAAGGCCTTCCAGTAGAAAG CATCCCAGTTAAAACTCCAGCTCCAGAAGAAGAATATTACAGTTACACAGAGGAGACTGGAACCATAACAGAGGAGCCGGAAGAAGAGATCACAGAGGAACCTGACATTCAAGGGGAGAAGAAGATATACAATTATGaagtggaggaagaggaggatgaagaGCTAAGAGAAGGGGTTGAAGAATATACAGAAGAAGTGGGCTATGGTGGAAGTGAAGGCAGAGGAGATGCAA CCCATTGCCTGCTGGACATGGATCGCGGTACATTATGTGGGAACTATTTGCAGAGATGGTATTATAATCAGGCTATCGGTGCATGCTCCCAGTTCTGGTATGGCGGTTGTGATGGTAATGAGAACCGGTTTAATACGGAAATCCAATGCTCCCAGACATGCGTCCTTAAAC AACCAGTTACAGACACCCAACAGAAGGAACTTCAAAGTCAAGGTGGAGTAAA TCGTGTGCCGTCTCACATTAGATGA